The genomic window TACCTTGGACATATGGGGATCGGGAAATTCTTGAGCGTGGGAATCTTGTCAAAAACTGTTTTCTTtatgttgttttctttttgtccgGTCTGTtcctggccttttttttcttgctttttgGCTAGATACCATTTCCTAGGTGCGATACCTCTTTCTGCTAATATCAGCAACATACAAATTCAATAAACCGACTTGATTgggcgaaaagaaaagacaagaaCAAGCGTGCAAGCTTCAAGTCTCAGTAAAAGTTGGCGCGCGGTTGGATATCACATATAACCTAATTTGCTCAAAGGTAACGCTCAGCATGAAGAATTTGAACAGTTGTTAAAGATGAAATATTTGGTATCTGCTTCTGTCAAGACGAATCCTgtacaacaaaaaaataaattatGTCGACGCCTCAGTCTTGGTCCCCTTGGACCTCTTTCGCTTCTTGCTCTTCTTCTCGTCATCCTCGCCctcggccttggccttgcccTTTCCTTTATCCTTGCCCTTGTGGCTTTTGTGctcgacggcgccgccgccctctGCGGCAGCGACAGCCCCATCGAAACCAAAGGTGGGGCCGCTCTCCTCGAACTCGCGACCAAAGTTCTCGCGACGCCACTGGCGGAGGCGCGCCTTCTTTCCCAGgcgcttcttgtccttgcgCTTCTTTTCGGGGTCACGGAAGGTGGCCAGCTTCTTGAGGCCGGCGTACTCGTTGAGGACGGCGTCCGAGGGCGCGAGCAAAATGTCGCGCGGCGTCAGACCGAACGAGTTGGGCGACGTCTCGCGGTACCGgaacccgccgccgcccgtcgCCTTGTGCTTCTTGGACGACGAGGCGAGCGCCGTCGGGTCGTCGAGCTCCATCTTTTGctccaccagggcctcgagCTTGGCGCGCTCCTGGCGGGCGGCGCGCTGTGCGGCGATGCGGTCCTTTTTGTGGTCTTTTGACGTCTTGCGCTTCTTGGAGGGGTtcgcctcgtcgtcgtcgtcctcctcctccccaaCTCCATCTTCAGCGTCGTCCTGATCTGCCTCTTGGTTGTCTTCGTCATCAGATAGGCGTACTGTGGGCGGTACTGAGTCGTCGAAATCGGGAATAATATCCTTGATATCGATATCGTCATCCCATTTCGGCTTCTTGGGCTTGCGCTTTTTGGACGAGCTTTCGGCCTCTTCGTCCGAGCTAACATCGCCAACCTCCTCCTCTGCGTAATAATCATCGCCAAACTGCTTCTGCATCTCGGACTCCCATTTGTCGTCGTCCCAGGCATCGTCGAGCAGTTTCGCCCATTGCTCCTCCTTGAGCGTCTTGTTGTGCAGGCCCGCGGCCTTCTTGATCTTTTTGAGCTTCTCCTCCGCCTCCTCAAGTTTGAGCCGCTTCAGGCGGGCACGCTCCTCCCGCCTCTCCTGCTTCTCCGCCTCCTTGCGCTCCTTCTCGAGCTCACGCTGCCGCTTTCTGCCCTTGGTCTCTTCCCTCCTCACGGTCTTGGCCGCGACGAGCGTTCGCGAGTACGACTGCAGGACCTCGTTGCTCTTCTCGGGGTCCTCGAACCTCATGTTGTAAGCATTCTCAAACTCCTCGGCCATGTTTGCGTTGTCggcatcctcctcgtccgacTCAAAGGCCTCCCACCGGTTCCCCTCTGGGGGTGCCCACGCTCTAGAGGCCATGAAGTTTGAGAGGAACAGCTCCGGGTCCTTGTCAGCGTTGGCCACGTCGGCCTCGGTGACGGTCTTGACTTGAGCGGCGCGAGAAGGATGCACACCATTTGAGGAAGCGGGCTGGTCGGGCTTGGACTTGCGCTTCAGGAAGTCCTCGCCGTCACTGTCGTCGTCCGAGTCGTCCTTCGTTAGGGCCTTGACCTCCTTGATGAAGTCCTTTTTGAGGTCGTCTTGTTCCTGTGCATAGGTTCGTGGCGGCGGTGCTTTCGAGTCCTCGTCAAAGTCTGCGCCGACGTCGCCCTTCATGTATCTCTCTTGGTGGTAGTCCTTGAGCGTCATGGGCTTGTCCTTGGAGTTCTTCGAggcggctgcggctgcggtGGCCTCATCGATCGGTGTGTAAAATGAAACATTGCTGTCGTAAATCTTGGGGTCCTTGTTCCGGAGGGCTTGCAGGGTAGCTGAGATTTCCGCGTCGAGGTCCTCGGTGGCTAGGAAaccttcctcgtcctccgtTTCGTCCTCAGAGTCAGACTCTTCGTCATCTTGGTTTGCAAGAGCTCGGCCGTGCTTTTCTTCGACTGTGATTATGAAGGCAGTCATGCTGTTAGTATACAAGGAGCGAACATCTTTGAGTCTGTATGGACGAATGCGATAGCAACTCACGTCGTTGACGTTCTTCCCGCTTCTTGTTGTGCTCAAATCTCCTCGCATACTCCTCATTGATCTTGAATGACCCCGAAGCCTCTTCTAGCTTCGCGCCCCCTTCCTCAGAATCGTCATCACTGCCGGAACTTGAGTCGTCGGAGGAATCTCCTTCATCGAAGAGACTCTTCTTTCCTGACTTTTCGTTGACCTCGACCTGATCGAGAGAATCGCTGCTCGTACTACGAGAGCGCTTTTTGGTTGTTGAGCCACCCATGACTGAAATCTGTGAGTTGCTGGCTCTGTGTACGCAAGACTTGATCGGTTCAAAATATCGGTCCCcggaagagctccaaggGAGTTGCAAGCTACTCTCGTAATGACCGCCCGcccaaactttttttttctgccgccGAGGTGGGGATTGCCCGCAATTCGTGCAGAACCATGGAAGTTCTTATCTTATCGGAGGGCGGATACCACGCGCTTAGACCGAATGGGATTAGCCCTGCTTGGCGTTAATCCCACCTTACGAAGCGTCGTCGTTGGCTCAACACCGCCCATCACGTCACCCGCCAAACAAACAGGCTCCCGGTAACGATTCTAGACTGAACTAAACTTTGCCCTGGCGACAACGATTCCCAACGCCATCGCTTTTTGTATCCATCCATCGCAGCCGCGATCCACGATTAGCCGATAATCTCAAGAAGACACATCAAATTTACGACCGCTTGCTTTTCTTACACCGGCGTTCCCGATCGAGGTGAATTCCCGCCATGGCCGACGGAGCCGCCAAacccagcagcagcgtcaAGCTGGTGCTGCTCGGTGAAGCTGCAGTGGGAAAGGTATGCTCACGATCGCACGTGAACCATCCCAACGTCGCGCGCCGTTTGCTAACCTCAAAACCTGGCATATCCAGTCATCACTTGTGCTGAGGTTTGTCAACAACGACTTTCAAGAGAACAAGGAGCCGACGATAGGGGGTAAGCTTTGCCACCGCACTCTCGCAAACACATGCGCCTCTCCGGAAGCCGAGGAACTGACCAGAAGCCCGTCATCTTGCCCGACACAGCTGCCTTTCTGACCCAAAAATGCAACCTGCCGGCCCGGACCATCAAGTTTGAAATATGGGACACGGCGGGACAAGAACGTTTCGCCTCGCTGGCGCCCATGTACTACCGTAACGCACAGGCCGCTCTCGTTGTTTACGACCTAACGAAGCCGACATCACTGATCAAAGCCAAGCACTGGGTCGCCGAGCTGCAGCGCCAAGCATCGCCGGGCATCGTGATTGCGCTCGTCGGCAACAAGCTCGACTTGACGAGCGACGGTGGCGATGCATCCGGTGGTGGAGATGACGATGGTGATGCCGAAGGTGCGGGCGACGACTCGGGCGACGCCCGCAAGATACCGACggaggaggccaaggcgTACGCCGAGGAGGAAGGGCTGTTGTTCTTCGAGACCAGTGCTAAGACGGGATTCAACGTCACCGAGGTCTTTACGGCGATTGCCAACGCAATCCCGGAGACGTCGCTCAAGAGCGCGAGGGGCgctggtgccggtgccggtgcaGGTCGCAGTGGCGAGCAGCAGAGCGTCAGCCTAAATGGCCCACGGGATGTGGAGGGCAAGGATGGATGCGCGTGTTGATTTGGCGGAGTAGTTTTGTCTTTGCTGCATGTTTTCGGGaagttttgttctttttttcccccccttGGTTTCTATTCGGAGCAGGGACTCGGCGGTAGATACACTGGCAGTTTGTGGTTCAAGGTAGCACCGAGCAAGAGAGTGGACATGGTGAAAGATATGGGTTGTTATGTGCTACGGTATGTTATTTTGCATTCATTTAGCAGGTTTGTTTTCAAGAGCTCCCGTTCATTTTTGAGCGGCGGCCTCAGGGGCTCTAATTCGATCGGTGTATTTTCTGCTGTACCGAGTGGTTTGAACAGATTCAATAGGCAATTTCTGAAGGAAAGAATGGTACATATGACGGCCTTGAAGACAACAGCCGGTTGTTGTCAACCAATCCAAATGACCCAAGGGAATCATATCAAGGAACAAACATGTTAGGTAACACTACATGAAACGgatctagtctagaatagAACGTACTGCTGACGGCAGGTCTTTCCCACGGTGAGTGCCTTGCTTGCCACCCCAAGAGATATCCGTATTTGACGCTACTCGACTAATTCTCTTTTTGCTCAATTACAGATGCCTGCAAGTAAATTTTGTCGCTCACAACAAAATGGCAGTAAACAAATCGAAGACGGGACCCAAAACAGCCGCCCAGTTTCTTCCTTTTGGGCACACTAGAACTAGCAGCAACCTGGATTGACCAACTCTGACCCAGAAGCACTTTGATCAAGTGGCAAGGTATGAGAGAGAAGGTCCCATGATGGGTGTGTCGGAGCCGAGTACGGTTGCATGCTTCCTTCCCCGTGCGGGGAAAAATACGACGAAAAGCTGGGGTTAGAGCCTATCCTTGGACTGCAGCATAAGCAGGCGACTTTAAAAACAAAACCCCAGACTTGAAGCTGCATGGTGTGCCGATCGTCGGTCTATTTTGACCCGTGGAAATGGCGACGGCTGGGGAGGGGGCGAAGGATGCAGCGAATGCGACCATGGTCGGCAGGATAAGTACTGGGGTTGCACTTCCGACAGTGCACTTGGTACTTGCCGCTGAATGCTCTGTCACAAACTCGTCAGGGCTATCGAgttgtgaaaaaaaagcatcatCATGGTGGCCGAAAACAACGACCCCAAGATGGCGGGAGCTCCCGACGCTGATCCTGACCATAGCACTAAACATGCTGCATCTCAACCCGACCATGTTGAGAATGTTGGAGCGGCCGCAACAAAGCCGATAGCAGCTGTCGGTGCCATGGAGAACAATGACGACGCGAAAGCACCACCATCGGCCAGCTCAGCCACCCCAGCGGCGCCGGAAACTGCAAAGAAGTCGCTCTGGTGGGCGTGGGTGTACATGTTTGACTGGTACCCCAAGCACTACCCGGAAGAGGAGCGCAAGTTCCTGCGCAAGCTCGACTGCTTCCTGCTGACCTTTACATGCGTGGCCTTCTTCCTCAAGTGGCTAGACCAGAGCAACATCAACAACGCGTACGTGTCGGGGATGAAGGAGGAGCTGGGGCTGTACGGCAACGAGTACTCGCTGTTTGGCGCCTTTTACAACGTCGGCTACATCATCTgccaggtgcccgcgatgctgATCCTGTCGCGGCCGAGGCTGTCCCGCTACTTCCTCCCGACGATGGAGGTGCTGTGGAGCATCCTGACCTTTGCCCAGTCGAGGCTGCGGTCGGCGGCGGACATCTACGGCACGAGGTTCCTGCTGGGACTGCTCGAGACGCCCGTCGCGTCGGGCTCGCTCTTCATCATGAGCAGCTGGTACAAGCCCGAGGAGCTGTTCAAGCGCACGGGGGTGTGGTTCGTCAGCAACAACATCGGCGTCATCATGGGCGGGTACCTGCAGGCGGCGGCCTACACCAACCTCAACGGCGTCGGGGGGATGTCGGGGTGGAGGTGGCTGTTTGTCATTGACGGCTGCATCTCGCTGCCGCTCTCGGTGCTGGGATATTTCATCTTCCCGGGAATGCCGACCAGCAGCAAGCCCTGGTGGATGACGGAGGAGCAGCACGCCATGGGCCAGCGGAGGATGCGCGACGTCGGCGTCGAGGAGCCCAAGAGGCTGTCGGTCAAGACGTTCAAGACGCTGCTGGCCAACAGGAGGTGGCAGTGGTACGGGTTGGGGGTGCTGGCGTACGTCTTGTTCCTGTCGAGCAGCTACCCGCACGGCCAGATGGCGCTGTGGCTCAAGGACCAGGCCACCAAGCACGGCACGTACACGGTGCCGCAGATCAACACCATCCCGACGGGGGCGCAGGGCGTGTCGGTGGTCACGGCCGTGTTGGCCACGTCGTTGTGCATGGTGTATCCGACCTGGGCAGTGTTTACCGCCGTGCAGtgcttgtttttgtttgcgAACATCCTGTTGATGGTTTGGTATATCCCTGACGGGTTGAAGTGTAGGTTCAAGGTTTATGCTCCTTCGCGAAAGCATTCTGGTTGCATGCAGTTGGGGTTGTTTTCCTGCCTGGATTACTCACCCACTAGTTTTATCTAGTCTATTTCTAATTTGTCTTATACTACGCAGTCTTTGCCTACTACCTCCTTGGCATCAGCGCAGCAATCACACCAATTCTGGTACCAACTGTCAACTACTGGCTGAAAGACAGCGCAGGTATGTGATACTCTGCATCTTTTGTTTGACCATTTGAGATCCAACGCTAATTCAACGAAACCTTTTTGTCTACGCATCAACAGAGGCCCGCGCAGTCTGCACAGGGTCCATGCTGACATTCGGCTTTGCCATCCAATCCTTCTACCCCATCACCGTGTTTCCGGTCGTGGAGGCGCCGCAGTGGAAGAAGGGCTACATTGTCAACTTTTGCTTCATCGTAGGCTGCTGGGCCTCACTCTGCACCGGGTTTTATATGTATAATCGCCATCAAAAGAGCTTGGAGGCGCTGCGTGAAGCGGATCGGGAGGCAGACAAGGTCAAGGGGGATGAtgattaaaaaaaagaagaaaaaaacagaagAAGCTTGTTCAGGTAATATTGTGGTattaggggggggggggggttgaaGCGCTTGGAGATGCCAAAGTCGGCTCCAgtcatggtggtggtgggcggTTCGTCGTGTAGTCTCGGATTTGAGAATGATGCCATTGATGCAtgaacctacctacctctccCACCTGCCTAATGCTTTCACCTTTCGGTCCATCTTGACCCGGCGGCAAAAGCTCAGATCTTCGTGTTGCAGGCGGGGTCAGAAGAGCAAATGGAAAGAGGAGTGCATACATCTCCAAATCTTAGACCCCGCACGGTAGACGCTCCGATGTGAATGaatactagttctagagtaGTTGTAGACCAGGGGTCATTATAGCAGCATGACCTGAAGCTTGGTCTTCACAACTGCATAGAGtgactacctaccttgggtacctaGGCTTCCACTCTGTACTAAATAACAGCCACATACACACACAAACACACATTGCACCAAGGAAAAGCCTAGCAGGACACCATGCCGCCCCTCGCCGGGTTCACAGACAACCCCTGGCTTACACGCGCCGACTTTTTAACCGGCACAACCGCCCTCCTCAAACCCCTCCACCCATTCTTCTCGCCCTCTCATGCCCGCATCCGCCTATCGCCAGCGACAGGGACGCACTTTGACGAAACCGCCGCCCAGCTAGAGGGCTTTGCGCGGCCTCTCTGGGCCGTCGGCGCCCTCCTCCGCGGCGACAACTCGACCGAAGACCTCGACTCGCTGCTGCAGCCATGGATCACCGGCCTCGCAGCCGGGACGGACCCGGAGCACGACGAGTACTGGGGCGCCATCTCCCCCACGGACCAGCGCATGGTTGAGGCCGAGATTGTCAGCTTCGCACTGCTGGCCGCCCCGGACAGACTATACGGGGCGCTCGATGCGCGCTCCCGGACCAACGTGGCAAACTGGCTGCGCGGCATGGTCGGCAAGCCCATGCCGCTCAACAACTGGCGCTGGTTCCGCGTGCTGTCGGAGCTGGCGCTGATCAAAGTGTGCGGCGCGTCGGGCGGCGAGGCTGAATTGCTTCGGCGCGAGATGCAGGCGGACCTGGCGGTGCTGGATGGGTTTTATCGGCGGGACGGCTGGAGCGCCGATGGGCCGTGGCTACCTGCCGGGGCGGAGCGGGAGGGGAGGGGCAAGGGGAGGAGGGTGGACGAGGAGGTGGGTGCTGGCAGGCAGGTGGACTACTACTCGGGCAGCTTTGCCATTCAGTTCAGCCAGCTGCTTTATGTGCGGTTCGCGGCGGATTTGGATCCGGAGAGGGCCGAGGTCTACAAGCAGCGGGCGCGGGACTTTGGGAGCGAGTTTTGGCGCTACTTTGACGCTGATGGTAGGAAACCCAATTCGGAAATTGGAAATTGTATAGCTGGTGGGGTGTGCAGAGGCTAACTCGGGAGTCTGCATGTACAGGCGCGGCGATCCCCTTCGGAAGGTCCCTGACGTACCGGTTTGCGTGTGGTGGCTTCTTCGCCgccctcgccctcgccaACGTCCCGGATATGCCTGCACCGCTCGACAGTCCAGGCGCCGTCAAGGGGTTCCTTCTCAGACACCTGAGGTGGTGGTCTCAGAACTCTACAGACATTTTCGACTCGACGGGGGCCTTGAACATTGGCTGGTTATATCCGTAGGTGACCTTGTGCCCTTTTTCTTGCTCTGGAGTAATACACCAAAAAgccaacccgtttgaaacaAACCACCACAGCAACGCATTCATGTGCGAGGACTACAACTCCCCACAGTCGCCCTACTGGGCGCTCAAGACCCTCATCGCCATCGCCCTGCCCGCCTCCGATCCATTTTGGCTCTCCGACGAGGCCGCCTTTCCGTCCGAGCTGCTCACGTCGCAGCCCGTGCAGGCGGTCCCGGCGCCCGGCCAGATCCTGTGCAACCACCCGGCCGGAAATCACCACTTCCTGCTTTCGGCGGGGCAGTTTGTCGCGTGGCCGATGAAGGCCACGCAGGCCAAGTACTGCAAGTTTGCCTACTCGTCGGCGTTTGCCTTTTCCGTCCCCACCGGCCCGCTGATCCAGCAGATCGCGCCCGACAGCTGCCTGGCGTTAAGCAGGGATGCAGGAGAGACGTGGGCGGTCAAGTGGCGGTGGTGCAGCGAGGGGGAGCTGGTCAAGGGTGTGGTGGGGACGGGCACTGACCGAGACGAGGTTGTGGCTGCCAGGGCGGAGTGGTGGCCCTGGGGGGACTTGGGCGTCAGGATCAAGACGACCTTGGTGCCGCCGACAGGGAGGTGGCCCGACTGGCATGTCAGGGTGCATGAGGTGTTTTTGGACGACGGGGTGTTGGTGAGGGATGGGCTGAGGACTGTGGAGGGTGGTTTCGCCATTGGGAACAGGAGGGTGAAGGATGGTAAACAAGTCCCCGATCTGGAGACTTTGGCTGGCGACGCCGAGGTTGGGACTGCGGAAGGGATCATCAGGGCACATGATGGAGTCTTGGTGCTTTCCAGCGCGGGGGCGAGCGGGATCCGGACCGAGACGCTGCTGGACGGGAACAGGACGAGGTGCTATCCGCTCAAGCCAGACTCCAACACGAACCTGGCCTGTCAGCGGACCATGATACCGGCGGTGGATCATGAAATCGACGTTGGAGGAGAGGCGTCTGCAAGCAGGGAGCCCGTGGTCGTGTTGATCACCAAGGCGTTTGCCATCTCCTCGGAAGCGAATGGTGCGAGGAAGCTGACGGGGAAGTCGCTGAAGGAGAGGTGGGAGGATGTACCGGAGTGGTCGAGCATGGAATTCGAGAAGATGGAGTAGAGCTTGGTAGAAGATGCAGCCGGGAACAGGTTACAACGGGCGTGCAGTGGGATGCGGATATGGCGGTGCAAAATATGTGCAGTCTCTGCCCCTATAGCTTCATTGCATCCACGGCGAACCCGGCACGGAGGAGCCAGATGACGTTTGGGCCGAGCGATGCACTTTCCAGCAGGCAAAGGTTTGACAAAACAGCAATGGCTATTGTGATTTTGTGGCAAGAAACATCTTTTTCTCTTGGTAAGATTAACTTGTGGTTATCCTCATGGGGTATCTTTAATAGTCGCTCATGCCAACAAAACATGACCTCGGCACGAGCGGGAAACACCATCAATGCTCGCTTTTTGAGAGCAATAGAATGGGAAAGAAAGACGGAAAGTGAAACAGCGAAACAATCTCTAATAATAACAACATGTCGTGAAAAGTCATTTCCAGCTCCTGCAGAACAAGGCCTGGTCGGTCCTCATCGCCTCAGGCCCACGCCAGCGTTCAGCAGGAGCTTTTCTTTAGTAGCCCTACTGGTTGGCGTGGGGCGCAGTAGTTCCAGCGTACTGGGGCTGTGGGCTGTAGCTAGTCCCAGTGTACTGGGGCTGCGGACTAGTCTGCTGGTAGTAGCCGGTCTCGACGTTGTTCTTGCCGAGCATCTGGTGGCTCTCGAGCGGGCTGGGCAGCTTTCCGGTGCGCTCCTTGTGGAAGATGATGGAGGCGTAGATGAGAAGACCGACGAAAGAAAACCTGTGTTGATTCGATAGTCAGTATTGATGATTGGCTGATCAAAATCCATGGGGGAGCGCAAGGTGATACTAACAAGACAACAATGTTGATGACGATGGAGACGACGGTCCTGGCGCCCAACATGCTCAGGATGAAGCTGACAACCCAAAAGAGGGACTGAAAGATGTTGACTCCCAGGAAGAACTTGGGGGTCAAGGTGCGGCGGGAGCGCTTGATGATGCAGGCAATGTCGCCAGCCAGGCagatgaggacgaggaccATTTGCACCacgaggatgacgatggCGACGCTGAGGGCCTGCTGCACGTTGTAGTTCGACTTGAGCTCTTCCAGCTCGTTGCTGTACCTGTCGCGATTGCTGTTGACGTAGGCAAGGGCCGCGATTGCTATCCCCATGGAGGCAATGTTGATCCCCATGATGATTATCCTAATCACCCAAAACGGGACCAGGACGCGCTTGAGGAAGGGCGAGTGCTCGCCGATGTTGTGGTGGGCCATGGTTGGTGGTGTGCGTGTGTTGGCCTctggaaaaaaaggttgTTGGGGTGATGGGTGCGTAGGGCTGAACGAGAAATCGCTGGATTATAGCCCTTGGTGAGCTTGTTTGAAAACTGGGGGATTGATGatgaagaaagagaaaaatcaATCAAGCCCAGCGAAACAAGATGCGAATGGCTGTTGTTCGTTGAATGACGATGGAACAAAGGATCTACAACAAGTCGTGACTATCACCATTCCGGAAGGGAACCGAATTATATATCTTGAACCCAAGCGACATGTCGATTCTTTTCTAAATTGCACAGCCTGGAATGCGGCAAGGAACCACTGATTTGATTTGCCCCGGATGCCTCTTTCGTTTAGGCTTGTCACGTCAGCCCAGCCCACGTATAAAAAACAAGGGTTTGGCTGACCTATTCTCGGATCGGGTAGCCAAGCGCCCCTGTCAGGCAAGCAAAGCAAGGTCAGGGTGCTGACCCACCCCCTGTCGTCCAGTTATTTAACCCAGTTCAACGCAAAAGCCCTGCGGCGCAGTTTAAAGGCCAAGAATTTCCTTTTGGGTCGAGGTAAGCTCTGACCCAAAGGTGGATGTCTTCAGACTCCAGCTAGCTCCCCATCGTCGGTCAGTCTGCGGCTGATTGGCTCAGCCCCGAAAGAGCGCGCCCCTTGTGGGTAACTGGACTGAGTATGGTCAGGCAGCTCAATCTTGAGGCAATGGTAATGTTTGCATGGCACTCTTGGCAGCGTCGCGTCCAACTAAACGAGCAGCATAATCACATCACTGAGAACCCGTATCACCTTGTACCAACCTTGTCAAAAGTAATTAGCACGTCTTGACGTTCACCGCCCATGCTTCAATTCCGCAACCATATGCCGGTCGGTCACATATATTCACACAAGCTACAGTCCGCGCAATTGACTGTTTGAATGGTTCTTGTTATGGTAAAGTCTTTGCTTGAAATCTTGTGCATGGCTCCACTGGTTCTTGGCGCGCGGTCAGTGTCAGGCTGTGCTCCCCTAAGCGCGCCACCAAATGTATTTGTACTATGCATGGGATGCGTTACTGGTATAAATCCTTACAGAAACTGGTCAAGCTTTGAGGCCAACATTGGGGGCCGTCAATGCTCCTTTTCAGCCCTTCGTAGATTTTATTGGTTAAGGTTATTAttagcgaaaaaaaatacccaGGCGTTCTGAAACCGTTGCATTTTGTGCACATGCAAACTACCATGGTCTCGTCCATACTTTCCAAAGCTTCTTTAACATGGTAAAAATCTTCTGCATTAGGTATCGCAATATATGAATCCATGGTTGAGGGCAAAATCATGGCCTTTTATCATGCAAATATAGCAGTTACAGACAAAAGAAGCTTTGGGAGGCAATTGACAGCTTGATCACTGTGGGGTTTTCGCAGCTCTGCTCCAGCCACGCAGGCCCGTGCTCTCTAGAGAAATCCCACAAGCGCGCGCCACCGCCATCGCAAACACAGCCTTTTTACATGCCCCGCACCCCGCCTTAGCAACCTAAACAGTAGTGCAGGAACTTTTCTAGCCCCTTCACGATGAGCACCGCCAATGACAAGCGTTTTGCGACCCTGGTCGAATGGAATAAGGCCAACGGCGGGCGGCTGAACCCTGCAGTCGAAGTCTATAACGATCTGATCACTAAAGTGTCTCTTCGGGCCAAAGAGGCGGTCACCCCGGACGCGGATGGTCACTGCGCCACAGTGAGCTGCCCCCTGTCCACTACCCTCTCCGTCCTCAACGCCTTGACCGGAAGTCCACTGTCGACATCAACGTCTGGAGAAAATGGATCCCCAGCACAGTCACCGCCAGCCTTCCCGGACTACTTCCTCCAAAATGTGCCCCCGCACGTCGTCAGCCGCTTCTTTCTGATACAGCAGTACCTCCTTGGTCC from Pyricularia oryzae 70-15 chromosome 4, whole genome shotgun sequence includes these protein-coding regions:
- a CDS encoding vacuolar protein sorting-associated protein 21, coding for MADGAAKPSSSVKLVLLGEAAVGKSSLVLRFVNNDFQENKEPTIGAAFLTQKCNLPARTIKFEIWDTAGQERFASLAPMYYRNAQAALVVYDLTKPTSLIKAKHWVAELQRQASPGIVIALVGNKLDLTSDGGDASGGGDDDGDAEGAGDDSGDARKIPTEEAKAYAEEEGLLFFETSAKTGFNVTEVFTAIANAIPETSLKSARGAGAGAGAGRSGEQQSVSLNGPRDVEGKDGCAC
- a CDS encoding ribosome biogenesis protein Kri1, which produces MGGSTTKKRSRSTSSDSLDQVEVNEKSGKKSLFDEGDSSDDSSSGSDDDSEEGGAKLEEASGSFKINEEYARRFEHNKKREERQRLEEKHGRALANQDDEESDSEDETEDEEGFLATEDLDAEISATLQALRNKDPKIYDSNVSFYTPIDEATAAAAASKNSKDKPMTLKDYHQERYMKGDVGADFDEDSKAPPPRTYAQEQDDLKKDFIKEVKALTKDDSDDDSDGEDFLKRKSKPDQPASSNGVHPSRAAQVKTVTEADVANADKDPELFLSNFMASRAWAPPEGNRWEAFESDEEDADNANMAEEFENAYNMRFEDPEKSNEVLQSYSRTLVAAKTVRREETKGRKRQRELEKERKEAEKQERREERARLKRLKLEEAEEKLKKIKKAAGLHNKTLKEEQWAKLLDDAWDDDKWESEMQKQFGDDYYAEEEVGDVSSDEEAESSSKKRKPKKPKWDDDIDIKDIIPDFDDSVPPTVRLSDDEDNQEADQDDAEDGVGEEEDDDDEANPSKKRKTSKDHKKDRIAAQRAARQERAKLEALVEQKMELDDPTALASSSKKHKATGGGGFRYRETSPNSFGLTPRDILLAPSDAVLNEYAGLKKLATFRDPEKKRKDKKRLGKKARLRQWRRENFGREFEESGPTFGFDGAVAAAEGGGAVEHKSHKGKDKGKGKAKAEGEDDEKKSKKRKRSKGTKTEAST
- a CDS encoding pantothenate transporter liz1, whose protein sequence is MVAENNDPKMAGAPDADPDHSTKHAASQPDHVENVGAAATKPIAAVGAMENNDDAKAPPSASSATPAAPETAKKSLWWAWVYMFDWYPKHYPEEERKFLRKLDCFLLTFTCVAFFLKWLDQSNINNAYVSGMKEELGLYGNEYSLFGAFYNVGYIICQVPAMLILSRPRLSRYFLPTMEVLWSILTFAQSRLRSAADIYGTRFLLGLLETPVASGSLFIMSSWYKPEELFKRTGVWFVSNNIGVIMGGYLQAAAYTNLNGVGGMSGWRWLFVIDGCISLPLSVLGYFIFPGMPTSSKPWWMTEEQHAMGQRRMRDVGVEEPKRLSVKTFKTLLANRRWQWYGLGVLAYVLFLSSSYPHGQMALWLKDQATKHGTYTVPQINTIPTGAQGVSVVTAVLATSLCMVYPTWAVFTAVQCLFLFANILLMVWYIPDGLKFFAYYLLGISAAITPILVPTVNYWLKDSAEARAVCTGSMLTFGFAIQSFYPITVFPVVEAPQWKKGYIVNFCFIVGCWASLCTGFYMYNRHQKSLEALREADREADKVKGDDD